In Pyricularia oryzae 70-15 chromosome 2, whole genome shotgun sequence, one genomic interval encodes:
- a CDS encoding phosphoacetylglucosamine mutase produces MAVTQNIVAASQKHPIVPLPEGKQYTYGTAGFRMKADLLEGITFRVGLLAALRSRKLNGQAIGVMITASHNPAADNGVKVVDPMGEMLEQDWETHATVLVNAASDQDLATTYERLAADLKIDLSTPAKVIYGRDTRPSGHKLVGALADALESVGAEHLDYKILTTPQLHYLVRCTNTEGTPKSYGEVSEVGYYQKLAEAFIRALNKKPIKEPLQVDCANGVGGPKLSEFLKHLRKLEQEQGLEKLIDVKVVNDDVLRPELLNLDSGADFVKTKQRAPPSPSPVPGLRCCSLDGDADRVIYYWEDPDTGFAMLDGDRISSLCASFLVDLVGAARLEDELRIGVVQTAYANGASTQYIKQHLKLPVVCTPTGVKHLHHAACNFDVGVYFEANGHGTVVFSTEAMRLFRETEPQSPAQKDALERLSACADLINQTVGDAISDMLMVEVVLSHNSWSMRDWAMTYTDLPNRLVKVEVNDKDAFRTTDAERKLSHPAGAQEEIDQVVKKYKSARSFARASGTENVCRVYAEAATKTEAEELANHVKRIIATYGGSSI; encoded by the exons ATGGCTGTCACTCAGAACATTGTCGCTGCTTCGCAGAAGCACCCGATCGTGCCCCTCCCCGAGGGCAAGCAGTACACCTATGGCACTGCAGGTTTCCGTATGAAGGCCGACCTGCTCGAGGGTATCACCTTTCGCGTCGGGCTTCTCGCAGCCCTGCGGAGTCGCAAGCTCAATGGCCAAGCCATCGGTGTCATGATCACGGCcagccacaaccccgccgccGACAATGGTGTCAAGGTCGTGGACCCCATGGGTGAGATGCTCGAGCAGGACTGGGAGACCCACGCCACCGTGCTGGTCAACGCTGCTTCGGACCAAGACCTTGCAACCACATACGAGCGACTCGCCGCCGACCTCAAGATCGACCTTTCCACCCCTGCCAAGGTCATCTACGGCCGCGACACCCGTCCTTCTGGCCACAAGCTGGTTGGAGCCCTCGCCGATGCGCTCGAGTCGGTCGGCGCCGAGCATCTCGACTACAAGATCCTCACCACTCCTCAGCTCCACTACCTGGTTCGCTGCACAAACACAGAAGGCACGCCCAAGTCGTACGGTGAAGTGAGCGAGGTTGGCTACTACCAGAAGCTTGCCGAGGCCTTCATCAGGGCCTTGAACAAGAAGCCGATAAAAGAGCCCCTCCAGGTTGATTGCGCCAACGGCGTAGGCGGACCTAAGCTGTCCGAGTTCCTCAAGCATCTCAGAAAGCTGGAGCAGGAACAGGGTCTGGAGAAGCTCATCGATGTCAAGGTAGTCAACGACGATGTTCTCCGGCCCGAGCTGCTGAACCTTGAT TCAGGTGCAGACTTTGTCAAGACCAAGCAACGTGCTCCTCCCTCACCATCGCCTGTTCCAGGTCTGCGTTGCTGCTCACTAGACGGCGATGCCGACCGTGTCATCTACTACTGGGAGGACCCAGACACTGGCTTTGCCATGCTGGACGGTGATCGCATCTCCTCGCTGTGCGCCTCATTCCTGGTTGACCTCGTAGGCGCAGCCAGGCTCGAGGATGAGCTGCGCATTGGTGTGGTACAGACGGCGTACGCCAACGGCGCGAGCACGCAGTACATCAAGCAACACCTCAAGCTGCCAGTTGTCTGCACCCCTACCGGTGTCAAGCACCTGCACCACGCTGCTTGCAACTTTGATGTTGGCGTCTACTTTGAGGCCAACGGTCACGGCACCGTCGTCTTCTCGACTGAGGCTATGCGGTTGTTCCGCGAGACTGAGCCTCAGTCCCCCGCCCAGAAAGATGCTCTCGAGAGGCTTTCGGCCTGCGCCGATCTCATCAACCAGACGGTTGGTGATGCCATCTCGGATATGCTGATGGTCGAGGTTGTCCTCTCCCACAACTCGTGGAGCATGCGGGATTGGGCCATGACCTACACCGACCTGCCCAACAGGCTTGTCAAAGTCGAGGTGAACGACAAGGATGCTTTCCGCACAACGGATGCAGAGAGGAAGCTCTCGCACCCTGCCGGTGCCCAAGAGGAGATTGACCAGGTAGTCAAGAAGTACAAGTCGGCAAGGTCGTTTGCCAGAGCGTCGGGGACGGAGAACGTCTGCCGAGTCTACGCCGAGGCGGCGACCAAGACGGAGGCCGAAGAGCTGGCCAACCACGTCAAGCGCATCATCGCCACGTACGGCGGCTCCAGCATCTAG
- a CDS encoding crossover junction endonuclease MUS81 produces MSSDEDSPNSLWLKWTKEWLDTARERNSKGVTTYRHAYNSLKACPIAFTHPSELQQLKGWGQGLCGRLAELLRKHCDENGLPMPEHPSKSRSRTLNESGGEPSETGPAKKTRKAKEYVPAYKSGAYALIMALSTLDEQAQVGLSKADLIDIAQPHCNASFKVGEDAASFYTAWNSMKTLLQKELVYERGRPTKRYALTDEGWEVAERVKAAAAARENDFEVAPPQQPVATATGSTTVDEDMEDAPPPAAQPQSQYRDLVSEGQVVGDDASLPTFTPIRLPPGSFQVHLVLDVREIRTKKDRDYMKDQLTQKGVTPIMRSLALGDAIWVAKCTDPTLLNRAGVEGEEGNEIVLDYIAERKRLDDLISSVKDGRFHEQKFRLRRSGLRNVIYIVEDFSLDTLNSSRYEEMVQSAMASTQVVNGYFLKRTQKMDDTVTYLARLTKLLKSQYESRTIKVIPTNVLTAQNYLPLLAHLRQEKEMNAAASAGLSRSEKSFYISYPAFASLASKSDMITLRDVFLKMLMCTKGITGEKAMEIQKRWKTPLEFVKAYEECGPGEVGRKRKIELVSSQMANLVGRKKVTKAFSQKLAEVWGDV; encoded by the coding sequence ATGTCTTCGGACGAGGACTCACCGAATTCCCTTTGGTTGAAATGGACAAAAGAATGGCTAGACACAGCCAGAGAGCGTAATTCCAAAGGCGTCACAACGTACAGGCATGCCTACAACAGCCTCAAGGCATGTCCTATTGCATTTACGCACCCTTCGGAGCTACAGCAACTCAAGGGCTGGGGTCAGGGGCTTTGTGGTCGCCTGGCAGAACTCTTGAGGAAGCATTGCGATGAAAATGGTCTTCCCATGCCGGAACACCCGTCAAAGTCCCGGTCCCGGACGCTGAACGAGTCTGGAGGCGAGCCGTCAGAGACGGGACCGGCAAAGAAAACACGAAAAGCCAAGGAGTATGTACCGGCGTACAAGTCGGGCGCATATGCCCTGATCATGGCACTATCTACCCTTGACGAACAGGCACAAGTCGGGCTGTCAAAGGCCGATCTGATTGACATCGCGCAACCGCACTGTAATGCCTCTTTTAAGGTCGGCGAAGATGCGGCATCGTTTTACACGGCATGGAACTCAATGAAAACACTGCTTCAGAAGGAGCTTGTGTATGAGAGAGGCCGACCAACGAAGCGTTATGCCTTGACGGACGAGGGATGGGAAGTGGCAGAAAGGGTCAAAGCTGCCGCTGCAGCTCGTGAGAATGATTTCGAGGTTGCGCCGCCTCAGCAACCTGTGGCGACCGCTACCGGATCTACGACAGTAGATGAGGACATGGAAGACGCACCGCCTCCAGCAGCGCAACCCCAGTCCCAATACCGTGATCTGGTATCCGAAGGTCAAGTTGTCGGGGACGATGCGTCTTTGCCCACTTTTACACCCATTAGGTTACCGCCTGGCTCATTTCAAGTCCACCTGGTCCTAGATGTTCGTGAAATCAGGACCAAAAAAGACCGAGACTACATGAAAGATCAACTTACACAAAAGGGAGTCACCCCCATAATGCGCAGTCTGGCACTGGGCGACGCCATCTGGGTCGCCAAATGTACGGATCCAACTTTGCTCAACCGCGCTGGTGTCGAGGGTGAAGAGGGCAACGAGATTGTTCTGGACTACATCGCAGAACGTAAAAGGCTCGATGACCTTATCAGCAGTGTCAAGGATGGACGATTCCATGAGCAAAAGTTCCGTCTCCGGCGATCGGGGCTACGTAACGTGATTTATATTGTAGAGGACTTTTCTCTTGATACTTTGAACTCGTCTCGCTATGAAGAGATGGTGCAGTCGGCCATGGCATCCACACAGGTCGTGAATGGCTATTTTTTGAAGAGGACTCAGAAGATGGACGACACCGTCACGTATCTCGCTCGGCTAACCAAGCTACTGAAGTCGCAGTACGAAAGCAGGACTATAAAAGTCATTCCAACAAACGTCCTGACGGCACAGAATTACCTGCCTCTGCTGGCTCATCTGCGACAAGAGAAAGAGATGAATGCTGCAGCCTCGGCAGGCCTCTCAAGGTCAGAGAAGAGCTTTTACATCAGCTATCCGGCTTTTGCATCTCTCGCTTCGAAGTCGGACATGATTACCCTGCGTGACGTCTTTCTCAAGATGCTCATGTGCACCAAGGGCATCACGGGCGAAAAGGCGATGGAGATTCAAAAGCGGTGGAAGACCCCCTTGGAGTTTGTGAAAGCATATGAGGAATGCGGCCCCGGAGAGGTTGGCAGGAAGCGGAAAATTGAGCTGGTATCTAGCCAGATGGCCAACCTGGTAGGCCGCAAGAAGGTTACCAAGGCTTTTAGCCAGAAGCTCGCTGAGGTCTGGGGTGATGTCTGA
- a CDS encoding riboflavin synthase, with translation MFTGIVEEIGVVAELNPHDATGGTSLTISLPTGSSLLSDCHDGDSIAVNGVCLTVTSFTPTQFTVGVAPETLRVTDLGDLVKDSRVNLERAVRADTRMGGHFVQGHVDTTATIADKQADGNAVTMRFKPREGSDVLKYIVRKGYVALDGTSLTVTKVDDAAGWWEVMLIVYTQERVVLAQKNVGDTVNVEVDVLAKYAEKSMAGYLSSLNKSDA, from the exons ATGTTCACTGGTATAGTCGAGGAGATCGGAG TCGTGGCCGAGCTCAACCCGCACGATGCCACTGGAGGGACGTCATTGACCATCTCGCTCCCGACGGGCAGCAGCCTGCTCTCGGATTGCCACGACGGTGATAGCATCGCCGTCAACGGTGTGTGCCTGACCGTCACATCCTTCACGCCGACGCAGTTCACAGTCGGTGTTGCCCCGGAGACGCTGCGCGTCACGGACCTGGGCGACCTGGTCAAGGACTCGCGCGTGAACCTGGAGCGAGCCGTGCGGGCCGACACTCGCATGGGCGGTCACTTTGTACAGGGCCACGTCGACACGACCGCCACCATAGCCGACAAGCAGGCAGATGGTAACGCCGTCACGATGCGGTTCAAGCCACGGGAGGGTAGCGATGTGTTGAAGTACATCGTGCGAAAGGGTTATGTCGCATTGGACGGAACCAGCTTGACGGTTACTAAGGTCGACGACGCTGCCGGGTGGTGGGAGGTCATGCTCATCGTTTACACGCAGGAACGTGTGGTCCTGGCGCAGAAGAACGTTGGTGATACTGTCAATGTCGAGGTTGACGTCTTGGCCAAGTATGCTGAGAAGAGTATGGCTGGATACTTGAGCTCTCTCAACAAGAGTGACGCATAA
- a CDS encoding Sir2 family histone deacetylase Hst4, giving the protein MDTGAKRSSSDCLSSSPLSSLASSQAPSSPLTVLSNSPSPPTPSPPNRDASSRYPSPSTSSVAISSGSASPMNASGPTPPSSDRPVEASVCTDGPPPAKRRKVQQKRERKTEYLDLDKTGDEGYQDELLARLTKVLRKKKRIVIIAGAGISVSAGIPDFRSQSGLFKSNGKHLFDVSVYHDDSLTSAFHKMVRELATKSQAASPTPFHHMMASIAQEGRLLRLYTQNIDCLDTGMEPLRTSVPLKAAQKPWPKTIQLHGGLAKMQCTKCGDVKDLDPELFDGPKPPLCAVCEEADQIRVAFANKRSRGIGRLRPRMVLYNEASPESEEVGTVSAADLARVPDAVIVVGTTLKIPGVKRLVTEMCRATRSRRDGFTAFLSVEPPQGAEFQECWDIVVRGKCDDVAAIVGLPRYDEPAPTETDWKVTQATEESKKTQAKVSSVNIQKPKVVSAPEPEAKSKKLGQLVDKENGSIPTPNASPTLEATQPNTGTPTTLSLSDAKQTKLQFGQRKKLPGAPTTKTVNKRTRLPDAPQPSKTTKSKIPVKKAAKKDATKKAVKAQPVLTKAFKATKPIITEGKQILVKQEPSPVPSSPVTPDEELFHKLPSLRPGKPLETTVITETATPDDTRPSSRMSVQDVDDSPLHDGCQEMHTISPTSKPRSMGHLID; this is encoded by the exons ATGgacactggcgcaaaaaggtCGTCCTCCGACTGTCTGTCTTCTTCTCCGCTGTCATCCTTGGCCTCGTCACAAGCCCCTTCCTCGCCTTTGACCGTTCTTTCGAACTCGCCTTCGCCACCGACGCCATCTCCACCGAACCGCGACGCTTCCAGCCGCTATCCCTCGCCGAGCACATCCTCCGTGGCCATTTCCTCAGGAAGCGCGTCGCCAATGAATGCCTCAGGCCCCACGCCGCCGTCTTCGGACCGGCCAGTGGAGGCGTCTGTCTGCACCGACGGACCTCCTCCTGCCAAAAGGCGTAAGGTGCAGCAGAAGCGGGAGCGCAAGACGGAATATCTCGATCTCGACAAGACCGGCGACGAAGGCTATCAGGATGAGCTGCTCGCCCGTCTCACAAAGGTCTTGCGCAAGAAGAAGCGCATCGTAATCATCGCAGGTGCCGGAATCTCCGTGTCAGCAGGGA TTCCTGATTTTCGATCCCAGTCGGGCCTTTTCAAGTCCAATGGGAAACATCTTTTCGACGTGTCGGTTTACCACGACGACTCATTAACATCAGCGTTCCACAAGATGGTTAGGGAGCTGGCTACGAAATCACAGGCTGCGTCGCCGACGCCGTTTCACCACATGATGGCATCTATTGCGCAGGAAGGGCGATTACTACGACTGTACACCCAAAATATCGACTGCCTGGACACCGGTATGGAGCCATTACGCACATCAGTACCGCTCAAGGCCGCGCAGAAGCCATGGCCTAAGACCATTCAACTTCACGGCGGACTCGCAAAGATGCAATGTACAAAGTGCGGTGACGTCAAAGACCTCGATCCCGAGTTATTTGATGGACCCAAACCTCCACTGTGCGCTGTTTGCGAAGAGGCGGACCAGATTCGCGTGGCGTTTGCCAACAAACGAAGCCGGGGCATCGGTAGATTACGTCCGCGTATGGTCCTTTACAACGAGGCTAGCCCCGAATCTGAGGAGGTCGGGACTGTATCTGCTGCTGATCTGGCCAGGGTTCCGGATGCTGTTATTGTGGTGGGCACAACATTGAAGATTCCGGGCGTAAAGCGCCTGGTCACTGAAATGTGCAGGGCCACGCGCAGCCGCCGTGACGGATTCACCGCCTTCCTCAGTGTCGAGCCCCCACAGGGCGCTGAATTTCAGGAATGTTGGGATATTGTGGTTCGCGGGAAATGTGACGATGTTGCCGCAATTGTAGGCTTGCCGCGGTACGATGAGCCAGCACCAACGGAGACGGACTGGAAAGTTACCCAGGCTACAGAGGAATCCAAGAAGACGCAAGCGAAGGTCTCGAGCGTCAACATCCAGAAGCCCAAAGTCGTGTCTGCACCGGAGCCCGAAGCAAAGTCGAAAAAGCTGGGGCAGCTTGTCGACAAGGAGAACGGCAGCATACCAACACCCAATGCCAGCCCAACGCTCGAGGCGACTCAACCGAATACAGGAACCCCTACTACGTTGTCTCTGTCAGAtgccaaacaaacaaagcttCAGTTCGGTCAGCGCAAGAAGCTTCCAGGAGCTCCCACGACCAAGACCGTCAACAAACGCACCAGGCTTCCAGATGCGCCACAGCCCTCTAAAACAACCAAGTCCAAAATACCGGTCAAGAAGGCTGCAAAGAAGGACGCTACCAAGAAGGCCGTCAAGGCCCAACCAGTTCTTACCAAGGCATTCAAAGCCACCAAGCCCATTATCACGGAGGGAAAGCAGATACTGGTTAAGCAGGAACCCTCTCCCGTGCCTTCATCTCCCGTCACTCCAGACGAGGAGTTATTCCACAAGCTACCCAGTCTGCGTCCTGGGAAGCCCCTTGAAACTACAGTCATTACAGAAACGGCGACACCAGACGACACGCGGCCCAGTAGTCGTATGTCTGTCCAAGATGTCGACGACTCTCCGCTACATGACGGCTGTCAGGAGATGCACACCATTTCGCCAACGTCCAAGCCACGGTCTATGGGGCATTTGATCGactga